In a single window of the Halomicroarcula saliterrae genome:
- a CDS encoding D-aminoacyl-tRNA deacylase: MLAIVVSRADEASVRIGEQLRAVADWTESVDEGRPDAAGGGTVYRTEGAELREFDGRHLELEGVGDVYDAPDLLVFASKHAGATDELLTAHHTGNFGVAEYGGESGQFARAAPNAHRAVVGALADHAPEGYEVGTECTHHGPTDVGVPSMFVEVGSAEPQWRDPAAARAVARAILDCRGVSPDAPDEGGHRRQLVGFGGGHYAPRFERVVRETDWAVGHIGADWCLDALEEWAGDASQYEAVIERAVAASGAEYALVTGDSPGLADRIESLGYRVVDERFVRETTGVPLELVEAFEAAVGPVEDGLRFGDAATDGADAWRVVDLPADLVAEATGIDAAAVRSWFEANALAFGTEQQGTVVTGPVVLAATDRSTVVDALADVLRQRYDSVEVADGELRAREERFDPDLADTLGIPEGPKYGKLSAGQSVEVNGREIEPETVQSERIRRFTL; this comes from the coding sequence ATGCTCGCTATCGTCGTCTCCCGGGCTGACGAGGCCTCGGTACGCATCGGCGAGCAGCTCCGAGCGGTCGCGGACTGGACCGAGTCGGTCGACGAGGGCCGCCCCGACGCGGCCGGTGGCGGGACCGTCTACCGGACCGAGGGCGCCGAACTCCGCGAGTTCGACGGACGCCATCTCGAGCTGGAGGGCGTCGGTGACGTCTACGACGCCCCCGACCTGCTGGTGTTCGCCTCCAAACACGCCGGTGCGACGGACGAGCTGCTGACCGCCCACCACACCGGGAACTTCGGGGTCGCCGAGTACGGCGGCGAGAGCGGCCAGTTCGCGCGCGCCGCACCGAACGCCCACCGGGCTGTCGTCGGCGCGCTGGCCGACCACGCCCCCGAGGGGTACGAGGTCGGAACCGAGTGCACCCACCACGGGCCGACGGACGTGGGCGTCCCCTCGATGTTCGTCGAGGTCGGCAGCGCCGAGCCACAGTGGCGCGACCCCGCGGCGGCGCGGGCCGTCGCACGGGCGATTCTCGACTGCAGAGGGGTGTCGCCCGACGCACCGGACGAGGGCGGTCACCGCCGACAGCTCGTCGGCTTCGGCGGGGGCCACTACGCGCCCCGCTTCGAGCGCGTGGTTCGCGAGACGGACTGGGCGGTCGGCCACATCGGCGCCGACTGGTGTCTGGACGCGCTCGAAGAGTGGGCCGGGGACGCGAGCCAGTACGAGGCGGTCATCGAGCGGGCCGTCGCAGCCAGCGGGGCCGAGTACGCGCTCGTTACCGGCGACAGCCCCGGACTTGCCGACCGTATCGAGTCGCTGGGCTACCGCGTCGTCGACGAGCGGTTCGTCAGGGAGACGACGGGGGTACCGCTCGAACTCGTCGAGGCGTTCGAGGCGGCCGTCGGGCCGGTCGAGGACGGCCTCCGCTTTGGCGACGCGGCGACAGACGGCGCCGACGCGTGGCGCGTCGTCGACCTCCCCGCCGACCTGGTCGCCGAGGCGACTGGGATCGACGCCGCGGCCGTTCGGTCGTGGTTCGAGGCGAACGCGCTCGCCTTCGGCACCGAACAGCAGGGCACCGTCGTCACCGGACCGGTCGTCCTCGCGGCGACGGACCGGTCGACCGTCGTCGACGCGCTGGCCGACGTACTTCGGCAGCGTTACGACAGCGTCGAGGTGGCGGACGGGGAACTGCGCGCCCGCGAAGAGCGGTTCGACCCGGACCTCGCAGACACCCTCGGCATCCCCGAAGGGCCGAAGTACGGGAAGCTTTCCGCGGGCCAGTCCGTCGAGGTCAACGGCCGGGAAATCGAGCCGGAGACGGTCCAAAGCGAACGTATACGTCGCTTTACGTTGTAG
- a CDS encoding sodium:calcium antiporter — protein MQVGGAALLTVGWVAVLLLGVDLGVLATVGISGLAVLGASFLLAWGAETAEKDVPRAFAIAVLAVLAVAPEYAVDALYAWNAGAGGATAEACAQLSAEQIQASQTTLARGCHDANLAIANMTGANRILIGIGWAGIAVFTVWRAATTKDPAVENREGTLTDAVTLDKDIATEIAFLFLATGWAFLVPLGGGIGLLDTLFLVGLYVTYIGLVLRSDVETSDHTVGVPKYFQKWSLPWRPLVVVTLFAYSGLLIFTAVEPFAHGLEEIGLQNGIPEFFMIQWVAPLASESPELIVVAVLVNKARSTAGFNALISSKLNQWTLLIGTIAVVYSIALGGLGTLPFDQKQAAEIWITAAQSYFALAILVNFEITIREAIVLFGLFISQVLVEFALIRDLLVLPFDSYELLVGYTVLYLVIGTALFAVRRRALARLFGLAGDAFRTALGREPVHAEQAD, from the coding sequence GTGCAGGTCGGGGGTGCGGCCCTGTTGACCGTCGGCTGGGTCGCCGTGTTGCTCCTCGGTGTCGACCTCGGCGTCCTGGCGACCGTCGGCATCTCGGGGCTTGCGGTTCTGGGCGCGTCCTTCCTCCTGGCGTGGGGCGCCGAGACCGCCGAGAAGGACGTGCCGAGAGCGTTCGCTATCGCCGTCCTCGCGGTGCTTGCGGTCGCGCCCGAGTACGCCGTCGACGCGCTGTACGCCTGGAACGCCGGAGCCGGCGGGGCGACGGCGGAAGCCTGCGCACAACTGAGCGCCGAACAGATACAGGCGAGCCAGACGACGCTCGCCCGTGGCTGTCACGACGCGAACCTGGCCATCGCGAACATGACCGGCGCGAACCGCATCCTCATCGGTATCGGCTGGGCCGGCATCGCCGTCTTCACCGTCTGGCGGGCCGCCACAACCAAGGACCCCGCGGTCGAGAACCGCGAGGGGACCCTGACCGACGCGGTCACGCTGGACAAGGACATCGCGACCGAAATCGCCTTCCTCTTTCTGGCGACCGGGTGGGCGTTCCTCGTCCCGCTGGGCGGTGGTATCGGCCTGCTCGACACGCTGTTTCTGGTGGGCCTCTACGTCACCTACATCGGGTTGGTACTGAGATCCGACGTCGAGACGTCTGACCACACCGTCGGCGTCCCCAAGTACTTCCAGAAGTGGTCGCTGCCGTGGCGGCCGTTGGTCGTCGTCACGCTCTTTGCGTACTCCGGGCTACTCATCTTCACCGCCGTCGAGCCGTTCGCCCACGGGCTCGAAGAGATAGGGCTCCAGAACGGCATCCCCGAGTTCTTCATGATTCAGTGGGTCGCGCCGCTGGCGAGTGAATCCCCCGAGCTCATCGTCGTCGCAGTCCTCGTGAACAAGGCCCGCTCGACGGCCGGCTTCAACGCGCTCATCTCCTCGAAGCTGAACCAGTGGACGCTGCTCATCGGGACCATCGCCGTCGTCTACTCCATCGCACTGGGCGGGCTCGGAACGCTGCCGTTCGACCAGAAGCAGGCCGCCGAGATCTGGATTACCGCGGCCCAGTCGTACTTCGCGCTGGCCATCCTGGTCAACTTCGAGATCACCATCCGCGAGGCAATCGTCCTCTTCGGACTGTTCATCTCGCAGGTGCTCGTCGAGTTCGCGCTCATCCGGGACCTGCTGGTCCTCCCGTTCGACAGCTACGAACTGCTCGTCGGCTACACCGTGCTGTATCTCGTCATCGGGACCGCGCTCTTTGCAGTCCGGCGGCGGGCCCTCGCTCGGCTGTTCGGACTGGCCGGCGACGCCTTCCGGACCGCCCTGGGACGCGAGCCCGTCCACGCGGAGCAGGCGGACTGA
- a CDS encoding shikimate dehydrogenase, with the protein MEVYGLIGNPVGHSLSPPMHEAGYEALGIDAKYVTFEPPADEGAAAVDAADRLGVAGLNVTIPFKQDVMDAVEPAPLAERIGAVNTIDFSGEVPRGYNTDAVGAVRALSHHGVTLDGTAVVVGAGGAGRAVAFGLADEGMAVEIANRTASKADALADEVPGASGHGLDALADLLSTADVLVNCTSVGMDEDATPVPAEALHGDLAVLDAVYSPIETRLLRDAGAVGATTVDGAWMLLYQGVEAFERWTGEDAPVDAMNEALRAGL; encoded by the coding sequence ATGGAAGTCTACGGTCTCATCGGGAACCCGGTCGGGCACTCGCTGTCGCCGCCGATGCACGAGGCGGGCTACGAAGCGCTGGGTATCGACGCGAAGTACGTCACCTTCGAGCCGCCGGCAGACGAAGGGGCGGCGGCCGTCGACGCCGCCGACAGACTTGGCGTCGCCGGGCTGAACGTCACCATTCCGTTCAAGCAGGACGTCATGGACGCCGTCGAGCCCGCGCCGCTGGCCGAGCGCATCGGCGCGGTCAACACCATCGACTTCTCGGGCGAGGTGCCACGGGGGTACAACACGGACGCTGTCGGGGCGGTTCGGGCGCTCTCCCACCACGGCGTAACACTCGACGGCACGGCGGTGGTCGTCGGCGCCGGCGGGGCCGGACGGGCCGTCGCGTTCGGGCTGGCCGACGAGGGGATGGCCGTCGAGATAGCCAATCGGACCGCCTCGAAGGCCGACGCGCTGGCCGACGAAGTCCCGGGTGCGAGCGGTCACGGGCTCGACGCGCTGGCGGACCTGCTCTCGACCGCCGACGTGCTCGTCAACTGCACCAGCGTCGGGATGGACGAGGACGCGACGCCGGTGCCCGCCGAGGCGCTCCACGGCGACCTCGCCGTTCTGGATGCGGTGTACTCGCCCATCGAAACGCGGCTGCTCCGGGACGCTGGCGCGGTCGGGGCGACGACGGTCGACGGCGCGTGGATGCTGCTGTACCAGGGCGTCGAGGCGTTCGAGCGCTGGACCGGTGAGGACGCCCCGGTCGACGCGATGAACGAGGCGCTCCGAGCCGGCCTCTGA
- a CDS encoding helix-hairpin-helix domain-containing protein: MGLLQKLKSALGLNGAESSEAGHSDDVDVTVEREPSTEGEDAVKGTDTASSAGSATETPDESATETDDAPSADEFETVAESDEFGDATTDGESADAETADDGTDETAEGAGAIEEAEPDDAESTEPDRVDGDDAAEGSSDPVTELNGIGPAYGDRLAGAGIETVGELAVADAADVADRIDLGESRVADWVEQAKTY; the protein is encoded by the coding sequence ATGGGTTTGCTTCAGAAGCTGAAATCTGCACTCGGGCTCAACGGGGCCGAGTCGTCGGAGGCGGGTCACTCCGACGACGTCGACGTCACTGTCGAGCGTGAGCCCTCTACCGAGGGCGAGGACGCGGTCAAGGGAACCGACACGGCAAGTAGTGCTGGGAGTGCGACGGAGACGCCAGACGAGTCGGCGACGGAGACTGACGACGCCCCGTCCGCCGACGAGTTCGAGACGGTGGCGGAATCCGACGAGTTCGGTGACGCGACCACCGACGGCGAATCCGCCGACGCCGAGACCGCCGACGACGGCACCGACGAGACCGCCGAGGGCGCCGGGGCTATCGAGGAAGCCGAACCGGACGACGCCGAATCGACCGAGCCCGACCGGGTCGACGGCGACGACGCCGCCGAGGGGAGCTCGGACCCGGTCACGGAGCTGAACGGTATCGGGCCGGCGTACGGCGACCGGCTCGCGGGCGCGGGCATCGAGACCGTCGGTGAGCTCGCCGTGGCCGACGCCGCCGACGTGGCGGACCGAATCGACCTCGGCGAGAGCCGCGTCGCGGACTGGGTCGAACAGGCGAAGACGTACTGA
- the pabB gene encoding aminodeoxychorismate synthase, component I encodes MPRVETSRDTFETLAADAPPRARIPVAVTVTVEDPFAAYRRARDPTGGVYLGTTGGQSGWGYFATAPAEFTEVGPDDGGALAALTDVLADERLVRGDCAVPYPCGAIGWLSYDVVRELERLPDSAVDDRALPRVQLATYDRVAAWPEPRGEGPVELTVTACPRLADHESVSVAYEFARQHALELARAATAGDPAVGDPPVETDSAAFESEYTREEFAERVRTVKRYVRDGDTFQTNISQRLSAPAAVHPVEAFDALRRVNPAPYSALVEFPGVDLVSASPELLLHRDGDHLRTEPIAGTRPRGETPEEDERLAEDLRTDEKERAEHAMLVDLERNDLGKVSQFGSVEVTDYRRVDRYSEVMHLVSEVEGRLRGRATLEDAVAAVFPGGTITGAPKPRTMEIIDEVEGTRRGPYTGSIGVFGFDGKATLNIVIRTLVRYAQTYYLRVGAGIVHDSDPDSEYEETLDKGRALVTAVDEALGKRADLSVEGAK; translated from the coding sequence ATGCCACGGGTCGAGACGAGCCGGGACACCTTCGAGACGCTCGCGGCCGACGCGCCGCCGCGGGCCCGGATTCCCGTCGCGGTCACCGTCACCGTCGAGGACCCGTTCGCGGCCTACCGCCGGGCCCGCGACCCGACCGGCGGCGTGTATCTCGGGACGACCGGCGGGCAGTCGGGCTGGGGCTATTTCGCCACCGCGCCGGCCGAGTTCACCGAGGTGGGTCCCGACGACGGCGGGGCGCTCGCCGCGCTGACCGACGTACTCGCGGACGAGCGGCTCGTCCGCGGGGACTGTGCGGTCCCCTACCCCTGTGGCGCTATCGGCTGGCTCTCCTACGACGTCGTCCGCGAGCTGGAGCGACTGCCCGACAGCGCCGTCGACGACCGCGCGCTCCCCCGGGTACAGCTCGCGACCTACGACCGCGTCGCGGCGTGGCCGGAACCCCGCGGTGAGGGGCCGGTCGAACTCACGGTCACGGCGTGTCCGCGACTCGCCGACCACGAGTCCGTCAGCGTGGCCTACGAGTTCGCCCGCCAGCACGCACTGGAGCTCGCCCGCGCGGCGACGGCGGGCGACCCGGCGGTCGGTGACCCGCCGGTCGAGACCGACAGCGCGGCCTTCGAGAGCGAGTACACCCGCGAGGAGTTCGCCGAACGGGTCCGGACGGTCAAACGGTACGTCCGCGACGGCGACACGTTCCAGACCAACATCTCACAGCGCCTCTCCGCCCCCGCCGCGGTCCATCCGGTCGAGGCGTTCGACGCCCTGCGACGGGTGAACCCGGCGCCGTACTCCGCCCTCGTGGAGTTCCCCGGCGTCGACCTGGTGAGCGCGAGCCCCGAGCTCCTGTTGCACCGCGACGGCGACCACCTCCGCACGGAACCAATCGCCGGCACGCGCCCCCGCGGGGAGACGCCCGAGGAAGACGAACGGCTGGCCGAGGACCTGCGCACCGACGAGAAAGAGCGGGCCGAGCACGCGATGCTGGTCGACCTCGAACGCAACGATCTGGGGAAAGTGAGCCAGTTCGGCTCCGTCGAGGTGACCGATTACCGCCGCGTCGACCGCTACTCCGAGGTGATGCATCTGGTCTCGGAGGTCGAGGGTCGCCTGCGCGGGCGGGCCACGCTGGAGGACGCCGTCGCCGCGGTGTTCCCCGGCGGCACTATCACCGGCGCGCCCAAGCCGCGGACGATGGAGATAATCGACGAGGTCGAGGGGACCCGTCGCGGACCGTACACCGGCTCTATCGGCGTGTTCGGATTCGACGGGAAAGCGACGCTGAACATCGTCATCAGGACGCTGGTGCGGTACGCCCAGACCTACTACCTCCGTGTCGGCGCGGGCATCGTCCACGACTCGGACCCGGACAGCGAGTACGAGGAGACGCTGGACAAGGGCCGGGCGCTCGTGACCGCCGTCGACGAGGCGCTGGGCAAGCGCGCGGACCTCTCCGTGGAGGGCGCGAAGTGA
- a CDS encoding anthranilate synthase component II, protein MSESLAPTILVVDNYDSFAYNLVQYVGEVVLRLGGGEDDVVVRRNDAVTVEGIHDLDPDGIVVSPGPGTPDEAGVSMPTFAELDYPTLGVCLGHQALCAANGSPVGHADAVVHGKSSLVTHDGEGVFEGVPDPVEVGRYHSLAVRRDDLPDALEETAHTVAEDEADIVMAVRHREAPHVGVQFHPESILTDHGKTMVENFCLACNTT, encoded by the coding sequence GTGAGCGAGTCGCTCGCCCCGACGATTCTGGTCGTCGACAACTACGACTCCTTTGCCTACAATCTCGTCCAGTACGTCGGCGAGGTCGTGCTCCGCCTGGGCGGCGGCGAGGACGACGTGGTGGTCCGGCGAAACGACGCCGTCACCGTCGAGGGGATACACGACCTCGACCCCGACGGTATCGTCGTCTCGCCCGGCCCGGGAACGCCCGACGAGGCCGGCGTCTCGATGCCGACCTTCGCCGAGCTGGACTACCCGACGCTCGGCGTCTGTCTGGGCCACCAGGCGCTGTGTGCCGCAAACGGGAGCCCTGTCGGCCACGCCGACGCCGTCGTTCACGGCAAGTCCTCGCTGGTGACCCACGACGGCGAGGGCGTCTTCGAGGGCGTCCCCGACCCGGTCGAGGTCGGGCGCTACCACTCGCTCGCGGTCCGGCGCGACGACCTACCCGACGCGCTCGAAGAGACGGCCCACACCGTCGCCGAGGACGAGGCCGACATCGTCATGGCGGTCCGCCACCGCGAGGCGCCCCACGTCGGCGTCCAGTTCCACCCCGAGAGCATCCTCACCGACCACGGGAAGACCATGGTCGAGAACTTCTGTCTCGCATGCAATACCACGTAA
- a CDS encoding aminotransferase class IV: MQYHVNGDLVPEDEATVSVRDRGFMYGDAAFETLRVYGGDPFEWDAHRERLAHTAGTLGFADAVPDDLRERVAETLAANDLTEAYCKVSVSRGVQPGTLDPQPEVDPTVVVITKPLPRGGRDGERVWDGPATVQTVRTRRVPGEAVPADIKSHNYLNGILGRLELRRSAGDGGPADECLLRDIDGNVAEGATSNVFFVTENGLRTPSADLDLLPGVTRDVVLDLARDEGFPVETGAYSLDALRNADEAFLTNSTWEIRPVETVDGIDVGAGPMTKLLQRLYDERVETLHY; the protein is encoded by the coding sequence ATGCAATACCACGTAAACGGCGACCTCGTCCCCGAGGACGAGGCCACGGTGTCGGTCCGCGACAGAGGGTTCATGTACGGCGACGCAGCCTTCGAGACGCTGCGCGTGTACGGCGGTGACCCCTTCGAGTGGGACGCCCACCGCGAGCGGCTCGCCCACACCGCCGGGACGCTGGGCTTCGCCGACGCGGTCCCCGACGACCTCCGGGAGCGCGTCGCCGAGACGCTCGCCGCCAACGACCTGACTGAGGCGTACTGTAAGGTCTCTGTCTCCCGCGGCGTCCAGCCCGGCACACTGGACCCCCAACCCGAAGTTGACCCGACGGTCGTCGTCATCACGAAGCCGCTGCCGCGTGGCGGCCGCGACGGCGAGCGCGTCTGGGACGGTCCCGCGACGGTCCAGACCGTCAGGACCCGCCGAGTCCCCGGCGAGGCCGTCCCGGCCGACATCAAGAGCCACAACTACCTGAACGGGATTCTCGGCCGGCTCGAACTCCGCCGGTCGGCCGGCGACGGCGGCCCCGCCGACGAGTGCCTGCTGCGCGATATCGACGGTAACGTCGCCGAGGGCGCGACGAGCAACGTCTTCTTCGTCACCGAGAACGGGCTCCGGACGCCCAGTGCGGACCTCGACCTCCTGCCCGGCGTGACCCGCGACGTCGTGCTCGACCTGGCTCGCGACGAGGGCTTTCCCGTCGAGACCGGCGCGTACTCCCTCGACGCCCTCAGAAACGCCGACGAGGCTTTTCTTACTAATTCGACGTGGGAGATTCGCCCAGTCGAGACGGTCGACGGCATCGACGTGGGTGCGGGGCCGATGACGAAATTGCTGCAGCGACTGTACGACGAGCGGGTAGAGACGCTGCACTACTGA
- a CDS encoding DUF1059 domain-containing protein translates to MAQQLSCVVDGCEATITEETVAEILEVAEGHAAEEHPDLELDEGTVETLKENIEEV, encoded by the coding sequence ATGGCACAACAACTCAGCTGTGTCGTCGACGGCTGTGAGGCAACGATTACCGAAGAGACCGTAGCGGAGATACTCGAGGTGGCCGAGGGCCACGCCGCCGAGGAACACCCCGACCTCGAACTTGACGAGGGGACCGTCGAAACGCTCAAGGAGAACATCGAGGAGGTGTAA
- a CDS encoding helix-turn-helix domain-containing protein translates to MQEFVFTVTYDKGSDPIADVLIAYPDIVMTLLDCSVTEDSVWFLNRITGPAAALERLDDIFLDPTHCNECLSAELCDTQWTYELLSSGENSRTVYSYGTDGEDCHSIPGLGVTHLGDGLVHDAERRGDQYRWRILVPEDAELGDLYDTIHSGLRDGLRLSLDHLKEPTRWGDTVVSLADVPYEQRTMLREAVERGYYETPRGITTQELADELDIPQSTVQYRLSRAEAWLATEFASEVAWGRVDDTGT, encoded by the coding sequence ATGCAGGAGTTCGTGTTCACCGTCACGTACGACAAGGGAAGCGACCCGATAGCCGACGTGTTGATAGCGTATCCGGACATCGTGATGACCTTGCTGGACTGTAGCGTGACCGAAGACAGCGTCTGGTTTCTCAACCGCATCACCGGTCCCGCCGCGGCGCTCGAACGGCTGGACGATATCTTCCTCGACCCGACACACTGCAACGAGTGTCTCAGCGCGGAGCTCTGTGATACGCAGTGGACGTACGAACTGCTATCGAGCGGCGAGAACAGCCGGACCGTCTACTCGTACGGAACGGACGGCGAGGACTGTCACTCGATACCCGGGCTCGGCGTCACCCACCTCGGCGACGGCCTCGTCCACGACGCCGAACGCCGCGGCGACCAGTACCGGTGGCGCATTCTCGTCCCGGAGGACGCGGAACTGGGCGACCTGTACGACACTATCCACAGCGGGCTCCGAGACGGGCTCCGGCTAAGTCTCGACCACCTGAAAGAGCCGACGCGGTGGGGGGACACCGTCGTCTCGCTGGCCGACGTTCCCTACGAGCAGCGGACGATGCTCAGGGAGGCCGTCGAACGGGGGTACTACGAGACCCCTCGGGGGATCACCACACAGGAACTCGCCGACGAACTGGACATCCCACAGTCGACGGTCCAGTATCGGCTCTCCCGTGCAGAGGCGTGGCTCGCGACGGAGTTCGCGTCGGAAGTGGCGTGGGGCCGGGTCGACGACACCGGGACGTGA
- a CDS encoding saccharopine dehydrogenase family protein, whose protein sequence is MGDLVIYGSYGYTGALVAEAAAERGLEPTLAGRERRTLESQAERLQCDFEVASLDEPAVLDMLLSEATAVLNCAGPFSRTWEPMVDACLRTGTHYLDITGELTVFEAVHERSDEAEAAGVMLLPGVGFDVVPTDCLAAHLAERLPDADTLELAFRAENGVSRGTAKTMVEHLDGGGAVRRDGRIEDVPTAHETRTVDFGWGLDAQHVAAIPWGDVSTAYHTTGIPNVTTYMAMPERAVKLQRATGLLAPLLSLPRVRTGLQWLIERTTEGPSADDRASGESYVWGEVRNGDGDRAVSRLRGPHTYALTVETALATARRALDGDAPPGYRTPAGAYGPDLILDVEGVEREDV, encoded by the coding sequence ATGGGCGACCTCGTCATCTACGGCTCCTACGGCTATACGGGCGCTCTCGTCGCCGAAGCCGCCGCCGAGCGCGGCCTCGAACCGACGCTTGCGGGGCGGGAGCGCCGCACGCTCGAATCACAGGCCGAACGGCTACAGTGTGATTTCGAGGTCGCGTCCCTGGACGAGCCGGCCGTGCTCGACATGCTGCTGTCGGAGGCGACCGCCGTCCTCAACTGCGCCGGCCCGTTCTCGCGGACCTGGGAACCGATGGTCGACGCCTGCCTGCGAACTGGCACCCACTATCTCGACATCACCGGCGAACTCACGGTCTTCGAGGCCGTCCACGAGCGGAGCGACGAGGCCGAGGCGGCCGGCGTGATGTTGCTCCCCGGCGTGGGCTTCGACGTCGTGCCCACGGACTGCCTTGCGGCCCACCTCGCCGAGCGCCTGCCCGACGCCGACACGCTCGAACTCGCCTTCCGCGCCGAGAACGGCGTCTCCCGCGGGACGGCCAAGACGATGGTCGAACACCTCGACGGCGGCGGCGCCGTCCGCCGCGACGGTCGCATCGAGGACGTCCCGACCGCCCACGAGACGCGCACGGTGGATTTCGGCTGGGGGCTGGACGCCCAGCACGTCGCGGCGATTCCCTGGGGCGACGTGTCGACCGCCTACCACACCACCGGCATCCCGAACGTCACCACGTACATGGCGATGCCCGAGCGCGCCGTCAAGCTACAGCGGGCCACCGGACTGCTCGCGCCGCTGCTCTCGCTCCCACGGGTCAGGACCGGCCTCCAGTGGCTCATCGAACGGACCACCGAGGGACCGAGCGCCGACGACCGGGCGAGCGGCGAGAGCTACGTCTGGGGCGAGGTCCGCAACGGCGATGGCGACCGCGCGGTGTCGCGGCTGCGTGGCCCACACACCTACGCGCTGACCGTCGAGACGGCGCTGGCGACCGCGCGGCGAGCGCTCGACGGCGACGCGCCACCGGGGTACCGGACGCCCGCCGGCGCGTACGGGCCCGACCTGATTCTCGACGTCGAGGGCGTCGAACGGGAGGACGTGTGA
- a CDS encoding Rieske (2Fe-2S) protein, whose product MDEDSRIAAVEDVPEDGSFLFTVREGFDTSEAILVSLADGVVAFENYCPHWRDVRLDKGSGATVRDDELVCEKHGATFERDSGSCTFGPCEGAVLEEVETAVEDGDVYLTDDRYEFEQQGPSGDHDLSSGGRIGFSGQ is encoded by the coding sequence ATGGACGAGGACAGTCGTATCGCGGCCGTCGAAGACGTCCCCGAGGACGGCAGCTTCCTCTTTACCGTCCGTGAGGGGTTCGACACCTCGGAGGCGATTCTGGTCTCGCTCGCCGACGGCGTCGTCGCCTTCGAGAACTACTGCCCCCACTGGCGGGACGTCCGTCTGGACAAGGGCAGCGGCGCGACCGTCCGGGACGACGAACTGGTGTGTGAGAAACACGGCGCGACGTTCGAGCGCGATTCGGGCAGTTGTACGTTCGGCCCCTGTGAAGGCGCCGTCTTGGAAGAGGTCGAGACGGCCGTCGAGGACGGCGACGTCTACCTGACCGACGACCGCTACGAGTTCGAGCAGCAGGGTCCCTCCGGTGACCACGACCTCTCCTCGGGCGGCCGTATCGGGTTTTCGGGGCAGTAG
- a CDS encoding SDR family NAD(P)-dependent oxidoreductase — translation MARTAVIAGVGPGLGATLARRFVDEGCRVGLFARSNEFVDDLAAELGEDALAVPTDITDPEAVTAGFEAVRERFGPVDVLVNHASGGSWEGIRDISLDAFEQALDVSAVGGFLCSREAVEDMLDARRASPDENAGGGTIIFTGATSAVRGRGGAPGFSAGKFAARGLAESMARELGPEGVHVAHVVIDGQINTPGVTDRDPEELLDPEAIADAYWTLVTQDRSAWTLELDLRPHVESF, via the coding sequence ATGGCACGCACAGCAGTTATCGCCGGCGTCGGGCCGGGACTGGGCGCCACACTGGCACGCAGATTCGTCGACGAGGGCTGTCGGGTCGGCCTGTTCGCCCGCTCGAACGAGTTCGTCGACGACCTCGCGGCGGAACTGGGCGAGGACGCGCTCGCCGTCCCCACCGACATCACCGACCCCGAGGCAGTCACCGCGGGGTTCGAGGCGGTCCGCGAGCGGTTCGGACCGGTGGATGTGCTCGTCAACCACGCCAGCGGCGGCTCCTGGGAAGGCATCAGGGACATCTCGCTCGACGCCTTCGAGCAGGCGCTCGACGTCTCAGCCGTCGGCGGGTTCCTCTGTTCGCGGGAAGCCGTCGAGGACATGCTCGACGCGCGGCGAGCCTCGCCGGACGAGAACGCTGGAGGTGGGACCATCATCTTCACCGGCGCGACCTCGGCGGTCCGCGGGCGGGGCGGGGCACCGGGCTTTTCGGCCGGCAAGTTCGCCGCTCGCGGGCTGGCGGAATCTATGGCCCGCGAACTCGGGCCGGAGGGCGTCCACGTGGCTCACGTCGTCATCGACGGGCAGATAAACACGCCGGGGGTGACCGACCGAGACCCCGAGGAGCTCCTCGACCCCGAGGCCATCGCCGACGCCTACTGGACGCTCGTGACGCAGGACCGCTCGGCGTGGACGCTGGAACTGGACCTGCGACCCCACGTCGAGTCGTTCTGA
- a CDS encoding transcriptional regulator has translation MREASRTTRQRIAERLRDEPMAAGSIANDFEIPTSTALTHVEHIARSLDATDEELLVAPPECNECGFADFDDLTNRPSRCPECKAESVAEPAYTIG, from the coding sequence ATGCGCGAGGCAAGTCGCACGACGCGCCAGCGCATCGCGGAACGGTTGCGCGATGAGCCAATGGCCGCGGGCAGTATAGCCAACGACTTCGAGATACCGACGAGCACTGCGCTCACACACGTCGAACACATCGCCAGGTCCCTCGATGCGACGGACGAGGAGCTGCTCGTCGCCCCGCCGGAGTGCAACGAGTGTGGCTTCGCTGATTTCGACGACCTGACGAACCGGCCGAGCCGGTGTCCCGAGTGCAAGGCCGAGAGCGTCGCGGAACCGGCCTACACGATCGGGTAA